The following coding sequences lie in one Hydrogenophaga sp. PBL-H3 genomic window:
- a CDS encoding NAD(P)H-dependent flavin oxidoreductase: MTAPARSLPPVLKNIKFPVIGSPLFIISNPKLVIAQCKAGVVGSMPALNARPASQLDEWLAEITEALAAHDAANPDNKAAPFAINQIVHKSNDRLEHDMQLCAKYKVPIVITSLGAREDVNRAVQSWGGVVLHDVINNVFAHKAIEKGADGLIPVAAGAGGHASVKSPFAMVQEIREWFGGPIALSGSIASGGAILAAQAMGADFAYIGSAFIATEEARAVEGYKEMITKSNSDDIVYSNFYTGIHGNYLKGSIQNAGMDPDNLPQSDPSKMNFGTGEGANAAKAWKDIWGCGQGIGAIREVVPAADLVARFKREYAEAKARICAA; encoded by the coding sequence ATGACCGCACCCGCCCGCAGCCTGCCCCCGGTTCTCAAGAACATCAAGTTCCCGGTGATCGGCTCGCCGCTGTTCATCATCAGCAACCCCAAGCTCGTCATTGCCCAGTGCAAGGCCGGTGTGGTGGGCTCCATGCCCGCGCTCAATGCGCGCCCGGCTTCTCAGCTCGACGAGTGGCTGGCCGAGATCACCGAAGCGCTTGCTGCGCACGACGCAGCGAATCCGGACAACAAGGCCGCGCCGTTCGCCATCAACCAGATCGTGCACAAGAGCAACGACCGGCTGGAGCACGACATGCAGTTGTGCGCCAAGTACAAGGTGCCGATCGTCATCACCAGCCTGGGCGCACGCGAAGACGTGAACAGGGCGGTGCAGAGCTGGGGCGGCGTGGTGCTGCACGACGTGATCAACAACGTGTTCGCGCACAAGGCGATCGAGAAGGGTGCTGACGGCCTGATTCCGGTGGCGGCCGGTGCCGGCGGCCACGCCAGTGTGAAGAGCCCGTTTGCCATGGTGCAGGAAATCCGTGAGTGGTTTGGCGGCCCGATCGCGCTCTCGGGCTCCATTGCTTCGGGCGGCGCCATCCTGGCCGCGCAGGCCATGGGCGCCGACTTCGCCTACATCGGCTCGGCCTTCATCGCTACCGAGGAAGCGCGTGCGGTGGAGGGCTACAAGGAGATGATCACGAAGTCGAACTCCGACGACATCGTCTACAGCAACTTCTACACCGGCATCCACGGCAACTACCTCAAGGGCAGCATCCAGAACGCCGGCATGGACCCGGACAACCTGCCGCAGAGCGACCCGAGCAAGATGAACTTCGGCACCGGTGAAGGTGCCAACGCCGCCAAGGCATGGAAAGACATCTGGGGCTGCGGCCAGGGCATCGGCGCCATCCGCGAGGTGGTGCCGGCGGCCGATCTGGTGGCGCGCTTCAAGCGCGAGTACGCGGAAGCCAAGGCGCGCATCTGCGCCGCTTGA
- a CDS encoding acyl-CoA dehydrogenase, which produces MSYTAPLKDMLFDIEHLARIDQVAQMPGFEDAGLETAQAVLEECAKLNEGVIAPLNWEGDKNPSFFKDGKVTTTPGFKEAFKQYAEGGWQGLQHPTDFGGQGLPKTIGAACGEILNSANMSFALCPLLTDGAIEALITAGSDELKAIYLEKLVSGQWTGTMNLTEPQAGSDLAAVRSRAEPQPDGTYKVFGTKIYITYGEHDMAENIVHLVLARVTGAPEGVKGISLFVVPKFMVGKDGSLGARNDVHCVSIEHKMGIKASPTAVLQYGDHGGAVGYLVGQENRGLEYMFIMMNAARYAVGVQGIAIAERAYQKAVVYAKDRVQSRPVDGTLSAAAPIIHHPDVKRMLMTMRALTEGCRAMAAVAAAAYDAAHHHSDTDTRKQNAAFYEFLVPLVKGYSTEMSLEVTSLGVQVHGGMGFIEETGAAQYYRDAKILTIYEGTTAIQANDLVGRKTARDGGTGAKAIAAQIEKTEGELAKRESANAKAVHKRLKAAREAFVDVVEFIAANTRSNPNAAFAGSVPYLMLAGNLMAGWQLARSLMVAEDLSAQGQDTAFMQAKITTARFYADHILSRAPGTRDAIVEGAEAVTALAIESF; this is translated from the coding sequence ATGAGTTACACCGCCCCCCTCAAAGACATGCTGTTCGACATCGAGCACCTGGCGCGCATCGACCAGGTCGCGCAGATGCCGGGCTTTGAAGACGCCGGACTCGAAACCGCGCAGGCGGTGCTCGAAGAGTGCGCCAAGCTCAACGAAGGCGTGATCGCGCCGCTGAACTGGGAGGGCGACAAAAACCCCTCGTTCTTCAAGGACGGCAAGGTCACGACCACACCGGGTTTCAAGGAAGCCTTCAAGCAGTACGCCGAGGGCGGCTGGCAAGGTCTGCAGCACCCCACCGACTTCGGCGGCCAGGGCCTGCCCAAGACCATCGGTGCTGCGTGTGGCGAGATCCTCAACAGCGCCAACATGAGCTTTGCGCTGTGCCCGCTGCTCACCGACGGCGCGATTGAGGCGCTGATCACCGCCGGTAGCGACGAGCTCAAAGCCATTTACCTGGAGAAGCTGGTCAGCGGCCAGTGGACCGGCACCATGAACCTCACCGAGCCGCAGGCCGGCTCCGATCTGGCCGCTGTGCGCAGCCGCGCCGAGCCGCAGCCCGACGGCACTTACAAGGTGTTCGGCACCAAGATCTACATCACCTACGGTGAGCACGACATGGCCGAGAACATCGTGCACCTCGTGCTCGCGCGCGTGACCGGCGCGCCCGAAGGCGTGAAGGGCATCAGCCTGTTTGTCGTGCCCAAATTCATGGTCGGCAAAGACGGCTCGCTGGGTGCGCGCAACGACGTGCATTGCGTGAGCATCGAACACAAGATGGGCATCAAGGCCAGCCCCACGGCCGTGCTGCAGTACGGCGACCACGGTGGCGCGGTCGGTTACCTCGTGGGCCAGGAAAACCGCGGCTTGGAGTACATGTTCATCATGATGAACGCCGCGCGTTACGCCGTGGGTGTGCAAGGCATTGCGATCGCCGAGCGGGCTTACCAGAAGGCCGTGGTGTACGCCAAGGACCGCGTGCAGAGCCGCCCGGTGGACGGCACGCTGTCGGCCGCAGCGCCCATCATTCACCACCCCGATGTGAAGCGCATGCTCATGACCATGCGAGCGCTCACCGAAGGCTGCCGCGCCATGGCTGCCGTGGCCGCAGCCGCCTACGACGCCGCGCACCACCACTCTGACACCGACACGCGCAAGCAAAACGCGGCCTTCTACGAATTCCTGGTGCCGCTGGTCAAGGGCTACAGCACCGAGATGAGCCTGGAGGTCACCAGCTTGGGCGTGCAGGTGCATGGCGGCATGGGTTTCATCGAAGAAACCGGCGCGGCGCAGTATTACCGCGACGCCAAGATCCTCACCATCTACGAAGGCACCACGGCCATCCAGGCCAACGATCTGGTGGGCCGCAAGACCGCGCGCGACGGCGGCACCGGCGCCAAGGCGATCGCCGCGCAGATCGAGAAGACCGAAGGCGAACTTGCGAAGCGCGAGAGCGCCAACGCCAAGGCCGTGCACAAACGCCTGAAAGCCGCGCGCGAAGCGTTTGTGGACGTGGTCGAGTTCATTGCCGCCAACACGCGCAGCAACCCCAACGCGGCGTTTGCCGGCAGCGTGCCCTACCTGATGCTGGCCGGCAACCTCATGGCCGGCTGGCAGCTCGCACGCTCGCTGATGGTGGCCGAGGATCTGTCGGCCCAGGGACAGGACACGGCCTTCATGCAGGCCAAGATCACCACCGCGCGCTTCTACGCCGATCACATCCTCAGCCGTGCTCCGGGCACGCGCGATGCGATCGTCGAAGGCGCCGAGGCCGTGACCGCGCTGGCCATCGAATCGTTCTGA
- a CDS encoding electron transfer flavoprotein subunit alpha/FixB family protein, with protein sequence MTALVIAEHDNASIKGATLNTVAAAAQCGGDVHVLIAGHNAGGAAAAAAQIAGVSKVIHADAPGFEHGLAENVAAQVLTIAANYSHILFPATASGKNVAPRVAAHLDVAQLSDVTKVISADTFERPIYAGNAIATVQALDATKVITVRTTGFDPAAATGGSAAIETAAAAADDGKAKFLGSEIAKSDRPELTAAKIIVSGGRALGSAEKFNDVMTPLADKLGAALGASRAAVDAGYAPNDWQVGQTGKIVAPQLYIAAGISGAIQHLAGMKDSKVIVAINKDPEAPIFSVADYGLEADLFEAVPELIKAL encoded by the coding sequence ATGACCGCACTCGTTATTGCAGAACACGACAACGCCAGCATCAAAGGCGCCACGCTCAACACCGTCGCTGCCGCTGCCCAATGTGGCGGTGATGTGCACGTGCTCATCGCCGGCCACAACGCCGGTGGTGCAGCCGCAGCCGCCGCGCAGATCGCCGGCGTGAGCAAAGTCATCCACGCCGACGCCCCGGGGTTTGAGCACGGCCTGGCCGAGAACGTGGCCGCGCAGGTGCTCACCATCGCCGCGAACTACAGCCACATCCTTTTTCCCGCCACCGCCAGCGGCAAGAACGTGGCGCCCCGCGTGGCCGCCCACCTCGACGTGGCCCAGCTGTCGGATGTGACCAAGGTCATCAGCGCCGACACCTTCGAGCGCCCGATCTACGCCGGCAACGCGATTGCCACCGTGCAGGCCCTGGACGCCACCAAGGTCATCACCGTGCGCACCACGGGCTTTGACCCGGCAGCGGCCACCGGCGGCAGCGCCGCGATTGAAACGGCAGCCGCCGCCGCCGACGATGGCAAGGCGAAGTTCCTGGGCAGCGAGATCGCCAAGAGCGACCGCCCCGAGCTCACCGCCGCCAAGATCATCGTCTCGGGTGGCCGGGCGCTGGGCAGCGCCGAGAAGTTCAACGACGTGATGACACCGCTGGCCGACAAGCTCGGTGCAGCCCTGGGCGCGAGCCGCGCCGCGGTGGACGCGGGCTACGCGCCCAACGACTGGCAGGTCGGCCAGACCGGCAAGATCGTGGCACCGCAGCTCTACATCGCCGCCGGCATCTCGGGTGCGATCCAGCACCTGGCCGGCATGAAGGACAGCAAGGTCATCGTGGCGATCAACAAGGACCCCGAGGCCCCGATCTTCTCGGTGGCCGACTACGGCCTGGAGGCCGACCTGTTCGAGGCTGTGCCCGAATTGATCAAGGCGCTCTGA
- a CDS encoding electron transfer flavoprotein subunit beta/FixA family protein — translation MKVIVPVKRVVDYNVKVRVKSDGSGVDIANVKMSMNPFDEIAVEEAVRLKEKGVVTEVIAVSCGVTQCQETLRTAMAIGADRAILVETTEELQPLAVAKLLKALVDKEQPGLIILGKQAIDDDCNQTGQMLAALAGLPQATFASKVEVADGKATVTREVDGGLETLSITLPAVITTDLRLNEPRYVTLPNIMKAKKKTLDIVKPEDLGVDVSPRIKTLKVSEPPKRGAGIKVADVAALVEKLKNEAKVI, via the coding sequence ATGAAGGTCATCGTCCCCGTCAAACGCGTGGTGGATTACAACGTCAAGGTGCGCGTGAAGAGCGACGGCAGTGGCGTGGACATCGCCAACGTCAAGATGAGCATGAACCCGTTTGACGAAATCGCGGTGGAAGAAGCCGTGCGCTTGAAAGAGAAGGGCGTGGTCACCGAGGTGATCGCTGTCTCCTGCGGTGTCACGCAGTGCCAGGAAACCCTGCGCACGGCCATGGCCATCGGCGCCGACCGCGCCATCCTGGTGGAGACCACCGAAGAGCTGCAGCCACTGGCCGTGGCCAAGCTGCTCAAGGCGCTGGTCGACAAGGAACAACCCGGCCTGATCATCCTGGGCAAACAGGCGATCGACGACGACTGCAACCAGACCGGCCAGATGTTGGCGGCGCTGGCCGGCCTGCCGCAAGCCACGTTTGCTTCGAAAGTGGAAGTGGCCGATGGCAAAGCCACGGTGACCCGCGAAGTCGATGGGGGTCTGGAGACCCTGTCGATCACGCTGCCCGCCGTCATCACCACCGACCTGCGCCTGAACGAGCCGCGTTACGTGACGCTGCCCAACATCATGAAGGCCAAGAAGAAGACGCTGGACATCGTCAAGCCCGAAGACCTCGGTGTGGACGTGAGCCCGCGCATCAAGACCCTGAAGGTCAGCGAGCCGCCCAAGCGCGGCGCCGGCATCAAGGTGGCCGATGTGGCCGCCCTGGTCGAGAAGTTGAAGAACGAAGCCAAAGTGATCTGA
- a CDS encoding TRAP transporter substrate-binding protein, producing the protein MPSRTLVSLALTSTLLTSGLVSAQTVFTVSSWLPPSHTLSTSQKTWCDMLEKESTGRMKCNILPKGVVAAPGTFDAVRDGLADISYTVDGYTPGRFINTQVAEFPFLGNNAVATSVAYQRVYSKYFAPLGEHRGVKVLAVFTHGPGVIFNSKKPVTSAAEAASLKFRIGGGNINELSKAMGWNTTLKAAPESFELLSTGVMDGTFFPDESIASFKLSMIKHATDFPGGLYNTSFVFMMNPAKYNALSAQDKAVVDKLSGEPAARLFGEGWDKVDAASRELQKGQGVARITADKAFVKAVMDKQDYLETKWAASAQVKGLQNPKGVLGEFRAEIAKVK; encoded by the coding sequence ATGCCCTCACGCACCCTGGTGTCCCTCGCCTTGACGTCCACCCTGCTGACCAGCGGTCTGGTGTCGGCGCAGACCGTGTTCACCGTCTCCAGCTGGCTGCCGCCCAGCCACACGCTGAGCACCTCGCAAAAGACCTGGTGCGACATGCTGGAGAAAGAAAGCACCGGCCGCATGAAGTGCAACATCCTGCCCAAGGGCGTGGTGGCCGCGCCCGGCACCTTTGATGCGGTGCGCGACGGCCTGGCCGACATCTCGTACACGGTGGACGGCTACACCCCCGGTCGCTTCATCAACACCCAGGTCGCGGAATTTCCATTCCTCGGCAACAACGCGGTGGCCACCTCGGTCGCTTACCAGCGCGTCTACAGCAAGTATTTCGCGCCCCTGGGCGAGCACCGCGGCGTGAAGGTGCTGGCGGTGTTCACGCACGGCCCCGGTGTGATCTTCAACAGCAAGAAGCCGGTGACCTCGGCCGCCGAAGCCGCGAGTCTGAAGTTCCGCATCGGTGGCGGCAACATCAACGAACTCTCCAAGGCGATGGGCTGGAACACCACGCTGAAGGCCGCGCCCGAGTCGTTCGAACTGCTCTCCACCGGCGTGATGGACGGTACCTTCTTCCCCGACGAATCGATCGCCTCGTTCAAGCTGAGCATGATCAAACACGCCACCGACTTCCCCGGCGGCCTGTACAACACCAGCTTCGTCTTCATGATGAACCCGGCCAAGTACAACGCCCTCTCGGCCCAAGACAAGGCCGTGGTCGACAAGCTCTCGGGCGAGCCGGCTGCCCGCTTGTTTGGCGAAGGCTGGGACAAGGTGGACGCGGCCAGCCGCGAACTGCAGAAGGGCCAGGGTGTGGCGCGCATCACCGCCGACAAGGCTTTTGTGAAAGCGGTGATGGACAAGCAGGACTACCTGGAGACCAAGTGGGCGGCGAGCGCCCAGGTCAAGGGTCTGCAGAATCCCAAGGGCGTGCTGGGCGAGTTCCGCGCAGAAATCGCCAAGGTCAAGTAA
- a CDS encoding TRAP transporter small permease, which translates to MLKTIERTLRWSTGLMAAMALFAIMWLTLVDVTGRRFFSHSVPGGLEITEILMVIVIFGALPMVSWRNEHVVFDSLDAFLPDWVRGIQARLVNLACASAFGFLAYLMSTRADRFAEYGDTTVYLQVSIAPVAWMMALFLAITAAVHLLFVFVVVPVASPHHPPPVELEGASS; encoded by the coding sequence ATGCTCAAGACGATCGAACGCACGCTGCGGTGGTCCACCGGGCTCATGGCTGCCATGGCCCTGTTTGCCATCATGTGGCTCACGCTGGTGGACGTGACCGGGCGGCGCTTTTTCAGCCACTCGGTGCCCGGCGGCCTGGAGATCACCGAGATCCTCATGGTCATCGTGATCTTTGGCGCCCTGCCCATGGTGTCCTGGCGCAACGAACACGTGGTGTTCGACTCGCTCGACGCCTTCCTGCCAGACTGGGTGCGCGGCATCCAGGCCCGCCTGGTCAACCTCGCCTGCGCATCGGCGTTCGGCTTTCTCGCCTATCTCATGAGCACACGCGCCGACCGCTTCGCCGAGTACGGCGACACCACCGTCTATCTGCAGGTTTCCATCGCGCCTGTGGCCTGGATGATGGCGCTCTTCCTGGCCATCACCGCCGCCGTGCACCTGCTCTTCGTGTTCGTTGTGGTCCCGGTGGCATCGCCCCACCATCCCCCGCCCGTCGAGCTTGAAGGAGCTTCGTCATGA
- a CDS encoding TRAP transporter large permease has translation MTEASLGFLAVFAMAFLRIPLALAMAIAGVAGLGLMRGWQPAFASTSQVIFETGFAYVLSVIPLFILMGNLVARAGMARELYTAANAFVGHRKGGLAMASIIASGGFGSICGSSIATAATMTRVAYPEMKRHGYKDTLATGAIASGGTLGILIPPSTVMVIYGIITETDIGKLFIAGILPGLVAIICLCVAVAYITWRDPAAGPPAERYNWAERLAAVRGIWGVGLLFALVIGGIYGGVFTATEGAGVGAAGAFFFALFRGALTPRVLLDILVESTRTTAMLFTILIGAMVFTSFINFTSMPGDLRDFLLQFSPHPIMVVAVMMAIYVALGLVMEELSMVLLTIPVFFPVITGLGFDPVWFGILIVTIVEIGMISPPVGMNLFVMNSLLPLVKLKTIFQGVWPFVMADVLRLCILIAFPAISLWLPGFMNR, from the coding sequence ATGACCGAAGCCTCGCTGGGATTTCTGGCTGTCTTCGCGATGGCATTCCTGCGCATCCCACTGGCGCTGGCCATGGCCATCGCCGGCGTGGCGGGGCTGGGCCTCATGCGCGGCTGGCAGCCCGCGTTCGCCAGCACCAGCCAGGTGATCTTCGAGACCGGCTTTGCGTATGTGCTCTCGGTGATCCCGCTGTTCATCCTCATGGGCAATCTGGTGGCGCGCGCCGGCATGGCGCGCGAACTCTACACCGCCGCCAATGCCTTCGTGGGGCACCGCAAGGGCGGCCTGGCCATGGCCAGCATCATTGCCTCGGGCGGCTTCGGCTCCATCTGCGGCTCATCGATCGCCACCGCCGCCACCATGACGCGCGTGGCCTACCCCGAGATGAAGCGCCATGGCTACAAGGACACCCTGGCCACCGGGGCCATTGCCTCGGGTGGCACATTGGGCATCCTGATTCCGCCGTCCACCGTGATGGTGATCTACGGCATCATCACCGAGACCGACATCGGCAAGCTGTTCATCGCGGGCATCCTGCCCGGGCTGGTGGCCATCATCTGCCTGTGCGTGGCGGTGGCTTACATCACTTGGCGCGACCCGGCCGCCGGCCCGCCCGCCGAGCGCTACAACTGGGCAGAACGCCTCGCCGCCGTGCGCGGCATCTGGGGCGTGGGCTTGCTGTTCGCCCTGGTCATCGGCGGCATCTACGGCGGTGTATTCACCGCCACCGAGGGCGCCGGTGTGGGCGCAGCAGGCGCTTTCTTCTTCGCGCTGTTTCGCGGCGCGCTCACGCCGCGCGTGTTGCTGGACATCCTGGTGGAGAGCACGCGCACCACGGCCATGCTGTTCACCATCCTGATCGGCGCGATGGTCTTCACCAGCTTCATCAACTTCACCAGCATGCCGGGCGACCTGCGCGACTTCCTGCTGCAGTTCAGCCCGCATCCCATCATGGTGGTGGCGGTGATGATGGCGATCTACGTGGCGCTCGGCCTGGTGATGGAGGAACTGTCGATGGTGCTGCTGACCATCCCGGTGTTCTTTCCGGTGATCACCGGGCTGGGGTTCGATCCGGTCTGGTTCGGCATTCTGATCGTGACCATCGTGGAGATCGGCATGATCTCGCCACCGGTGGGCATGAACCTGTTCGTGATGAACTCGCTGCTGCCGCTGGTCAAGCTCAAAACGATCTTTCAGGGCGTCTGGCCCTTCGTCATGGCCGACGTCTTGCGCCTGTGCATCCTGATCGCCTTCCCCGCCATCTCGTTGTGGCTACCGGGATTCATGAACCGCTGA
- a CDS encoding mechanosensitive ion channel family protein: MNSSTAQPKPIDDIGLWLAGFTQPTVLIELGALMVCIALALAFSWALRRAMRMQDEKTSVLFGRRLIDGVMFPLLLLALGFIARALITELMPLAAFKVAIPVLVSLVVIRVGVKVLQVAFATAPWVRALERTISWVAWLAMVLWVSGLLPVVLAELDQITWKIGATTLSLRTMIEGILTAGAVLILSLWVSSAIETRLLRKAAGADLSLRKAASNATRALLMFVGLIIALSAVGIDLTALSVLGGAVGVGIGFGLQKLASNYVSGFVILAERRMRIGDNVRVDNFEGRILDINARYTVIRAPAGRESIVPNEFMVINRVENLSSALTRVWQTTVVSVAYGSDVEQVSALLLDAVLEQADALKEPAPLVALSAFGADGLEFTVGYWIESSDNSDQLRLRSLVNRRILQSLQVHGIEMPYPQRVVHLQRVPLAGSSDSAVHESR, from the coding sequence ATGAATTCCTCCACAGCCCAACCCAAACCCATCGACGACATCGGCCTGTGGCTGGCGGGTTTCACACAACCCACGGTGCTGATCGAACTCGGCGCGCTGATGGTCTGCATCGCGCTGGCTTTGGCCTTCAGTTGGGCCTTGCGCAGAGCGATGCGCATGCAGGACGAAAAAACATCCGTGCTGTTCGGCCGGCGCTTGATCGACGGCGTGATGTTCCCCCTGTTGTTGCTCGCTCTGGGGTTCATCGCGCGCGCGCTCATCACCGAGCTGATGCCGCTGGCGGCGTTCAAGGTGGCCATTCCGGTGCTGGTGTCGCTGGTGGTGATTCGCGTGGGCGTGAAAGTGCTGCAGGTGGCCTTTGCCACCGCGCCCTGGGTGCGTGCGCTGGAGCGCACGATCTCCTGGGTCGCGTGGCTGGCCATGGTGCTGTGGGTGAGTGGTCTGCTGCCGGTAGTGTTGGCCGAGCTCGACCAGATCACCTGGAAGATCGGCGCCACCACGCTGAGCCTGCGCACCATGATCGAAGGCATTCTCACGGCCGGCGCGGTGCTCATCCTTTCGCTCTGGGTGTCGTCGGCCATCGAGACGCGCCTGCTGCGCAAGGCTGCGGGTGCCGATCTGTCGCTGCGCAAGGCGGCGAGCAATGCCACGCGTGCGTTGCTCATGTTTGTTGGGCTCATCATCGCGTTGTCGGCCGTGGGCATCGACCTCACCGCGCTGTCGGTGTTGGGCGGCGCGGTTGGTGTGGGCATTGGCTTTGGCCTGCAGAAGCTGGCCTCCAACTACGTGAGCGGCTTCGTGATCCTGGCCGAGCGCCGCATGCGCATTGGCGACAACGTCCGGGTGGACAACTTCGAAGGCCGTATCCTCGACATCAACGCCCGTTACACCGTGATCCGCGCGCCTGCTGGCCGCGAGTCCATCGTGCCCAACGAGTTCATGGTCATCAACCGGGTGGAGAACCTCTCCAGCGCCTTGACCCGCGTGTGGCAGACCACGGTGGTGTCGGTGGCCTACGGCAGCGACGTGGAGCAGGTGAGTGCGCTGCTGCTGGACGCCGTGCTGGAGCAGGCCGATGCGCTCAAGGAGCCTGCGCCGCTCGTTGCGCTGTCGGCCTTTGGCGCCGATGGTCTGGAATTCACCGTGGGTTACTGGATCGAGTCGTCCGACAACAGCGACCAGCTCCGGCTGCGCTCGCTCGTCAACCGCCGCATCCTGCAGTCGCTGCAGGTGCACGGCATCGAAATGCCGTATCCGCAGCGCGTGGTGCACCTGCAGCGGGTTCCGCTCGCCGGGTCCTCGGATTCAGCGGTTCATGAATCCCGGTAG
- a CDS encoding enoyl-CoA hydratase, translating into MTHPATPPFPTAGGEVLLHTRDDRGVHTLTLNTPRSFNVLSEAMLAALQAAIDAVAADPLARLVVIAANGRAFCAGHDLKEMRATPEQAYYQALFARCSRLMLAIRKLEVPVIARVQGLATAAGCQLVAQCDLAVASESASFGVNGIDVGLFCPTPGAALSRNILPKQAMEMLLTGDFISADEACARGLVNRVVAPDALDEAVAALVDRILAKPPEAIAMGKALFYRQLETGIESAYQLAGQSMACNMAHAVAQEGVQAFIDKRAPSWRT; encoded by the coding sequence ATGACCCACCCCGCAACTCCTCCATTCCCAACGGCCGGCGGCGAAGTGCTCCTGCACACCCGCGACGATCGCGGCGTGCACACCCTGACCCTGAACACCCCGCGCAGCTTCAATGTGTTGTCCGAAGCCATGCTCGCGGCGCTGCAGGCGGCCATCGATGCGGTGGCGGCCGATCCGCTGGCGCGCCTGGTGGTGATCGCAGCAAACGGTCGCGCCTTCTGCGCCGGGCACGATCTCAAGGAGATGCGCGCTACACCCGAGCAGGCCTACTACCAGGCCTTGTTTGCGCGCTGCTCGCGGCTCATGCTCGCGATCCGCAAGCTGGAGGTGCCGGTGATCGCGCGCGTGCAGGGGCTGGCCACGGCGGCCGGCTGCCAGCTCGTGGCGCAGTGCGATCTGGCCGTGGCCAGCGAGAGCGCGAGCTTCGGCGTGAACGGCATCGACGTCGGTTTGTTCTGCCCCACGCCGGGCGCGGCCTTGTCGCGCAACATCCTGCCCAAACAGGCGATGGAGATGCTGCTCACGGGCGATTTCATCTCGGCCGACGAGGCCTGCGCGCGCGGGCTGGTCAACCGTGTGGTGGCGCCCGATGCGCTTGACGAGGCCGTGGCGGCCCTGGTGGATCGCATCCTGGCCAAGCCGCCCGAGGCCATCGCCATGGGCAAGGCGCTGTTCTACCGCCAGCTGGAAACCGGCATCGAGTCGGCCTACCAGCTCGCGGGGCAGAGCATGGCCTGCAACATGGCGCATGCCGTGGCCCAGGAGGGCGTGCAGGCCTTCATCGACAAACGCGCGCCGAGCTGGCGCACCTGA
- a CDS encoding histone deacetylase family protein has protein sequence MGQATGYFTHRDCWRHEMGAGHPECPERLDAIEDRLLMSGLDVALERREATAASMADLELAHGRMHLASLRGLSDNLRDDIKAGGPSHAQVDPDTSINVHSWDAILMAAGAAIDATDAVMAGEMPNAFCAVRPPGHHATRNQAMGFCFVNNVAVAAKYALERHGLKRVAIIDFDVHHGNGTEDIVAGDERILMCSFYQHPFYPVCEHSTAPNLVNLPVPAYTKGMDIRELIDMSWMPRLEAHKPQMIFISAGFDAHREDDMAQLGLVEQDYAWMTMRVKEVAQRHAQGRIVSCLEGGYALSALGRSVEAHLRVLADV, from the coding sequence ATGGGCCAGGCCACCGGGTATTTCACCCACAGGGATTGTTGGAGACACGAAATGGGCGCCGGACACCCGGAGTGCCCCGAGCGTCTGGACGCGATCGAAGACCGTTTGCTCATGAGCGGACTCGACGTGGCGCTGGAGCGCCGCGAGGCCACAGCCGCTTCCATGGCCGACCTCGAACTCGCCCACGGCCGCATGCACCTCGCGTCGCTGCGCGGTCTGAGCGACAACCTGCGCGACGACATCAAAGCCGGCGGCCCAAGCCACGCACAGGTCGACCCCGACACCTCCATCAACGTGCACAGCTGGGACGCCATCCTGATGGCGGCGGGCGCTGCCATCGACGCCACCGACGCGGTGATGGCCGGCGAGATGCCCAACGCCTTTTGTGCTGTGCGCCCACCCGGCCACCACGCCACGCGCAACCAGGCCATGGGCTTCTGCTTCGTGAACAACGTGGCTGTGGCTGCCAAGTACGCGCTGGAGCGCCACGGTCTGAAGCGCGTGGCCATCATCGATTTCGACGTTCACCATGGCAACGGCACCGAGGACATCGTGGCCGGTGACGAACGCATCCTCATGTGCAGCTTCTACCAGCACCCGTTCTATCCGGTGTGTGAACACTCCACCGCGCCCAACCTGGTCAATCTGCCGGTGCCGGCCTACACCAAGGGCATGGACATCCGCGAGTTGATCGACATGAGCTGGATGCCCCGGTTGGAGGCGCACAAGCCGCAGATGATCTTCATCAGCGCGGGCTTCGATGCCCACCGCGAAGACGACATGGCGCAGCTCGGCCTGGTCGAGCAGGACTACGCGTGGATGACGATGCGGGTGAAGGAGGTGGCGCAGCGCCATGCGCAGGGCCGTATCGTGAGCTGCCTCGAAGGCGGCTATGCCTTGAGCGCGTTGGGCCGCAGTGTGGAAGCGCACCTGCGGGTGCTGGCCGACGTCTGA